In the genome of Chryseobacterium sp. 52, the window CTGCTTAAGAAGTTCTACGTTTCTTTCTCCTTTAGAGATAACTGCTAAAGTAGAAGCATCAAGGTCAGAACCGAACTTAGCGAACGCTTCCAATTCTTTATATTGAGCCTGGTCTAACTTCAATGTACCAGAAACTTTTTTCATTGATTTGATCTGAGCATTACCTCCTACTCTCGATACAGAGATCCCTACGTTGATTGCAGGACGAACCCCTGAGTTGAATAGATCAGACTCCAAGAAGATCTGTCCGTCAGTAATCGAGATTACGTTCGTTGGAATATATGCAGAAACGTCACCAGCCTGAGTTTCGATAATTGGAAGTGCCGTTAATGAACCTCCTCCTTTTACAAGTGGTCTTAGAGACTCTGGTAAATCATTCATTTGGCTGGCAATTTTGTCATCAGCGATCACTTTTGCAGCTCTTTCCAATAATCTTGAGTGAAGATAGAAAACGTCTCCAGGATAAGCTTCACGGCCCGGTGGTCTTCTCAATAGAAGAGAAAGCTCACGGTAAGCAACAGCTTGTTTAGATAAATCATCATAAATGATCAATGCTGGTCTACCTGTGTCTCTGAAGAACTCACCGATAGATGCACCTGCCATTGCAGAATATACCTGCATTGGAACCGGATCTGATGCGTTAGCCGCAACAATTACAGTATATGCTAAAGCTCCTTTATCAGAAAGGGTTTTAACGATTTGTGCTACAGTAGAAGCTTTCTGACCGATAGCAACATATATACAATATACAGGATTACCTGCTTCAAAGAATTCTTTTTGGTTGATGATCGTATCGATAGCAACAGTCGTTTTACCTGTCTGTCTGTCACCGATGATCAATTCTCTTTGTCCTCTTCCTACAGGGATCATAGAGTCAATCGCAACGATACCTGTTTGTAAAGGCTCAGTTACCGGCTGTCTGAAGATAACTCCAGGCGCTTTTCTTTCCAATGGCATTTCATATAATTCGCCAGTGATAGGACCTTTACCGTCAATAGGGTTACCAAGAGTATCTACTACTCTTCCTAACATTCCTTCTCCTACTTTGATAGAAGAGATTCTGTTTGTTCTTCTTACTGTATCTCCTTCTTTTACTAATTTACTTTCCCCAAGTAGTGCAACACCTACGTTGTCTTCTTCAAGGTTAAGTACAATACCTTCTACATCACTAGCAAATTTCACCAACTCACCGTACTGTACATTTTCTAACCCGTATACACGAGCAATACCATCACCGATGGTTAAAACTGTACCTACTTCCTCAACATTTGATTGAGTGTCGAAGTTGGCCAACTGTTGTTTTAAGATCGCAGATACTTCTGCCGGATTTATTTCTGCCATTATATGGTTGTTTTTTCTTAATTTAACTGAAAGTCTTTTTTAACCTTGTTCAATTTTGTCTTTACAGACGCATCTATCTGCTGATCACCTACTCTTAGAATGTAACCTCCTAAAATTTCAGGCTTCACATTTACATTCAGATCAAAGTTTGAATCTGCTTTTACCAGATTGGTAGATCTTAAAATCTGATCAATGTTCTCTTTAGAAAGCTGAGTCGCTGTAGTAAGAGTTATTCTCTGTACTCCATTGATATCCTCTACTTTATTGATAAACTCCTGAGCGATATTTTTCAATTGGTTTTCACGTCCGTGCTTGATCACTAATTTGATCAGGTTTTGTGAAGAAACTGAAAAATCCTTAAAAATCTGGCTTGCTACCTCTATTTTCTTTTTTGCATCAATGTAAGGCGTAAGGAAGAATTTGTTCAAATCCGCAGATTGAGACATGATCTTCACTACATCTTTCATTTCAGAAAATACAGCAGCTGTCTGGCCTGATTCTTTGGTGAATTCAAGCAATCCCTGTGCGTATCTTTTAGCTACTTTAGATGTAAGCATTCTTAGTTAAGGTTAGATTTGTTTAAATAATTTTGAACTAATTCGTTTTGAGCTTCGTTGTTATCCAACTTCTGCTTAAGGATAGATTCAGCGATGTTTACAGATAAAGCACCGATTTGAGTTTTGATGTCTGCCATAGCAGCATTTTTCTCAGTCTGGATCGTCTGCTTAGCCGCTTCAATTAATTTGTCGCCTTCATTTTTAGCAGCATCTTTAGCCTCACCTACGATTCTATCTTTAATTTCTCTAGCTTCTTTAAGGATAGCATCTCTTTCGATCTTAGCTTCACGAATAATTCTTTCGTTGTCCTCTTTTAAAGTCTCCATCTCTTTTCTTGCCAATTTAGCCTGATTAAGAGCATCAACAATAGAAGTTTCTCTGTCATTGATCGATTTTAAAATAGGTTTCCAAGCAAATTTGCCTAACAAAAATAATAATGCTAGAAAAATAACAGACTGGATAATAAATAATCCTGATGAAAACTGGTGAATTAATTCCATTATATAAATGTATAAATAATTATTACTTTTTTCTTAAATAACCATTACCTGTAACCAACCGTTACGGGTAATGGTTTGATTTTAATTAGTTTACCGCGAATAGAGCAGCAAACGCAACACCTTCAACAAGTGCAGCAGCGATAAGCATAGCTGTTTGGATTTTTCCAGATTGCTCAGGTTGTCTAGCGATAGCTTCAAGAGCAGCAGCTCCGATTTTACCAAGACCAATACCTACACCTAGTACTACGATACCAGCACCTACAATTTTAGGGATTTCCATAATATATAATTTTAAAAAATTTGTTTTACTTTAATTTATAATTTCAATTAGTGAGCAGCATGATGTTCGTGCTCGTGCTCCTGTACTGCCATTCCGATAAACAGAGCTGATAACATCGTGAAGATGTAAGCCTGAAGGAATGCTACCAATACTTCCAATAAATAGATTACTAATGTTAAGAACGGGAATGCAACACCTGCTGCAAAGTTCTTAAATACATAGATTAATCCAATCAAACTCATTACTACGATGTGTCCTGCAGTCATGTTTGCAAAAAGACGGATCATCAATGCGAAAGGCTTAGTGATTGTTCCTAATAATTCGATTGGCAACATGATCAGTTTCATTGGAACAGGAACTCCCGGCATCCAGAAGATGTGCTTCCAATAATCTTTATTTGCAGAGAATGTAGTAATTAAATAGGTAAGGATCGCCAGGAAGAATGTCATTGTAATATTACCTGTAACATTAATTCCGAAAGGCATTAACCCTAATACGTTTAAGAATAAGATAAAGAAGAATACGGTTAATAAATATCCCATAAATCTTTTATACTTATGCCCGATGTTCGGGATAGCAACTTCGTCTCTTACGAAAATAATTAGAGGCTCTAAGAATCTTGCAGCTCCCGTAGGCACAACAGACTTCTTATAAGATTTAGCCATTCCTGCAAACAACACTAACATAAAGACTGATACTAATAAAAGAATAAGT includes:
- a CDS encoding F0F1 ATP synthase subunit B, with product MELIHQFSSGLFIIQSVIFLALLFLLGKFAWKPILKSINDRETSIVDALNQAKLARKEMETLKEDNERIIREAKIERDAILKEAREIKDRIVGEAKDAAKNEGDKLIEAAKQTIQTEKNAAMADIKTQIGALSVNIAESILKQKLDNNEAQNELVQNYLNKSNLN
- the atpE gene encoding ATP synthase F0 subunit C; the protein is MEIPKIVGAGIVVLGVGIGLGKIGAAALEAIARQPEQSGKIQTAMLIAAALVEGVAFAALFAVN
- the atpB gene encoding F0F1 ATP synthase subunit A, which produces MFKKFAVLFYSIFVLNLVSAQHGEAPAGTAPAQELSEKDKTSKENKEFIDHHLLDAHDFTLMVDKDGHHIGFPLPVIFYDNGIHTFMSNGKEGFMHGEPTEVDGSYYKLHHEKIYKTDAAGTLTLGKDGHPTNVKPLDLSITKSVLILLLVSVFMLVLFAGMAKSYKKSVVPTGAARFLEPLIIFVRDEVAIPNIGHKYKRFMGYLLTVFFFILFLNVLGLMPFGINVTGNITMTFFLAILTYLITTFSANKDYWKHIFWMPGVPVPMKLIMLPIELLGTITKPFALMIRLFANMTAGHIVVMSLIGLIYVFKNFAAGVAFPFLTLVIYLLEVLVAFLQAYIFTMLSALFIGMAVQEHEHEHHAAH
- the atpH gene encoding ATP synthase F1 subunit delta — its product is MLTSKVAKRYAQGLLEFTKESGQTAAVFSEMKDVVKIMSQSADLNKFFLTPYIDAKKKIEVASQIFKDFSVSSQNLIKLVIKHGRENQLKNIAQEFINKVEDINGVQRITLTTATQLSKENIDQILRSTNLVKADSNFDLNVNVKPEILGGYILRVGDQQIDASVKTKLNKVKKDFQLN
- the atpA gene encoding F0F1 ATP synthase subunit alpha; this translates as MAEINPAEVSAILKQQLANFDTQSNVEEVGTVLTIGDGIARVYGLENVQYGELVKFASDVEGIVLNLEEDNVGVALLGESKLVKEGDTVRRTNRISSIKVGEGMLGRVVDTLGNPIDGKGPITGELYEMPLERKAPGVIFRQPVTEPLQTGIVAIDSMIPVGRGQRELIIGDRQTGKTTVAIDTIINQKEFFEAGNPVYCIYVAIGQKASTVAQIVKTLSDKGALAYTVIVAANASDPVPMQVYSAMAGASIGEFFRDTGRPALIIYDDLSKQAVAYRELSLLLRRPPGREAYPGDVFYLHSRLLERAAKVIADDKIASQMNDLPESLRPLVKGGGSLTALPIIETQAGDVSAYIPTNVISITDGQIFLESDLFNSGVRPAINVGISVSRVGGNAQIKSMKKVSGTLKLDQAQYKELEAFAKFGSDLDASTLAVISKGERNVELLKQPVNSPLPVDSQVAMIYAGTENLMRNVPIRKVKEFQIEYIEFLRSKHPETMAALKAGKIDNDITAVLKQAANDLASKYN